A window of Gemmatimonadales bacterium genomic DNA:
ACGGTCACGTGGGCGGCGGCCGGCACGGGGGCGTCGGTCAATCCGCTCACGTCCCAGACCGACGCGAGCGGCATCGCGACGACGACCTGGACGCTGGGCCAGACGGCGGGCAGCCAGTCCGCCACGGCCACGCTGGCCGGCGCCACCGGCTCGCCGGTGACGTTCAACGCGACCGCGACGCCGGGGGCCGCGACGCAGCTCAGCCTGTCGAGCGGCAACAACCAGTCGGCCAACCTGAGCACGCCGTTCGGCGGCCTGCTGGTCGTGAAGGTGGGCGATCAGTTCAACAACGGGGTCGCCGGTGACACGGTGGCCTGGGCCGTGACGAGCGGCCCTGCGAGCGTCGTGTCGAGCAAGTCGGCGAGCGCTGCCGGGGGCCTCGCGCAGGACTCGCTCATCGCCGGCGGCACCGCCGGCGCGGTGACGGTCACGGCCACCGAGCCGGCCCTCAGCGGCTCGCCGGTGACCTTCAGCGAAACGGTCGCCACCCTGCCGACGACGGCCTCGGTGGCCGTGGGTCCCGGCGTCGTGTTCACCAGCGTGAGGAACGGCAGCGCGAACCCGGCCGTCGACACCGTCGCCGCCGGCGGAACGGTGACCTTCACCTGGGGCAGCGGATCGCTCTCCCACGGCGTGGGGTCGACCGGGACGCCGAGCTTCACCGGCCAGACGAGCCCGCAGACCAGCGGTACGTTCCAGGTCACCTTCAACACGGCCGGCACGTACGCGTACGATTGCATCGTGCACGGCATCGCGATGAACGGGGTGATCGTCGTGAAGTAGTCCGGCGCCGACGCCCGAAGGCTCGAGCGGCCCCGGGGGAATCCGGGGCCGCTCGTTCGTACGGGGCACCGCGTCCGGGCCGCGTCACTCGCTGGCCGGCGCCTGCGCTTCCCGCCGCACGGCGGCGGCGTGGGAGACCTGGATCCAGAGCACCGCGCCGAGGATCAGCGCCATCGCGGCGAACGTCCGCGGGCCGACGTGCTCCCCCAGCAGCAGCCACCCGAGCAGGACGGCGATCAGCGGGTTCACGTAGGCGTAGGTGCCGACGATCGTCGCCGGCGCGTGGTGCAGCGCGTAGGCGTAGGCGGTGTAGCCGACGATCGAGCCGAACACCACCAGGTACGCGAGCGCTCCCAGCCCCCGGGCCGTGAGGTGCACGGCCTGCGCCTCGCCCGTGACGAGCCCCAGCACGATGACGACGACGCCGCCGGCGACCATCTCGATCGCGGCGCCGACGTACGGGCCGGCCTCGGGCTGCCGGCGCCGGTAGTAGACCGAGCCGAGCGCCCAGGAGGCGCTCGCACCGGTGAGCGCGATGGGGCCCCGCAGATCGGCGTGCACGAGGGAGCGCGGGTCGGCCTCGACCAGCAGCGCGGTGCCCACCAGCCCGAGCAGCAGCCCGGCGACCACGCGCCAGGACAGCCGGCCCGAGCCCCCGGGCAGGAGCGCATCGAACACCGCCATCCACAGGGCGACGGTGACCACGAACAGGCTGGCCACGCCCGACGGCGTGAACTGCTCGGCCCACACCACGAACGTGTTGCCTCCGGCCAGGAGGAGCAGGCCGACGACGGCGAGAACCCCCCAGTCGCGGGCGCGGCGCGGGAGCCGCTCCCCGAAGGCGAGCGCTCCGCCGAGGAGGAGC
This region includes:
- a CDS encoding EamA family transporter → MAALRGKALVAYLLVCVFWGSTYLAIRIGVAALPPFLFAGTRFLVAGLLLLGGALAFGERLPRRARDWGVLAVVGLLLLAGGNTFVVWAEQFTPSGVASLFVVTVALWMAVFDALLPGGSGRLSWRVVAGLLLGLVGTALLVEADPRSLVHADLRGPIALTGASASWALGSVYYRRRQPEAGPYVGAAIEMVAGGVVVIVLGLVTGEAQAVHLTARGLGALAYLVVFGSIVGYTAYAYALHHAPATIVGTYAYVNPLIAVLLGWLLLGEHVGPRTFAAMALILGAVLWIQVSHAAAVRREAQAPASE